One segment of Dolichospermum sp. DET69 DNA contains the following:
- a CDS encoding histidine phosphatase family protein yields the protein MSQIVWIARHANRLDFVYPDWFLTAKRRYDPPLSDDGMIQAQQLAKRLKGKKITHIFASPFLRTIQTANAIAEVLDLQIKLEIGLSEWLNPEWMTEEPEKLPISALVKLFPRIDTSYTSRIAAQYPETHEKVRERSAQTARCLSTEFFPHDILLVAHGASVLGAAMGLVGDIAKTEVKASLCSLVKVVRQDSEWLLELKGDTSHLTKIEELVRFV from the coding sequence ATGAGTCAAATAGTTTGGATAGCAAGACACGCTAACCGCCTTGATTTCGTATACCCCGATTGGTTTCTCACTGCTAAAAGACGGTATGATCCACCTTTATCAGATGATGGGATGATCCAGGCACAGCAGTTAGCAAAACGACTCAAAGGGAAAAAAATCACCCATATTTTTGCTTCTCCGTTTTTGCGAACTATCCAAACTGCGAATGCGATCGCTGAAGTTTTGGATTTACAGATTAAACTAGAAATAGGTTTGAGTGAATGGCTTAATCCCGAATGGATGACTGAAGAACCGGAAAAACTGCCAATTTCAGCTTTAGTCAAATTATTTCCGAGAATTGATACTAGTTATACATCACGCATAGCTGCACAATACCCTGAAACTCATGAAAAAGTGCGGGAACGTTCGGCACAAACTGCTAGATGTCTATCTACTGAATTTTTCCCCCATGATATCCTATTGGTGGCACATGGTGCTTCTGTCTTGGGTGCAGCTATGGGATTGGTGGGAGATATAGCTAAAACGGAAGTTAAAGCTTCTTTATGTTCTTTAGTAAAAGTTGTGCGTCAAGATTCAGAATGGTTGCTAGAACTAAAGGGAGATACTTCCCATTTGACGAAAATTGAGGAATTGGTGCGATTTGTGTAA
- a CDS encoding MATE family efflux transporter: MNPTFKKKYDFIPRYFQLALANVLSNIMIPVANLVSVIFLGHLEEINNFTGVILAGNLLNFLYFVLLFLRMGTTGVTAQAVGRDDREEMLLIGLRNGLVALVLGIALILLQYPLGDLGFTILNVPLEIKSSGLAYFNTQIWGAPAVLLNFVLIGWFLGREKNGLVVLLSVVGNGVKIGLDYLFIINLGWESMGAGVSSAASQYILLLVGLIFFCREFQWLEVISVAFKIWDISAIKSNLTLNGNIFISNLVLLFISLTFSYQGVQMGMLVYAQNSLLWQIISFNTYFIEGIGFGTESLVGNFKGKGDSHQLAPLVSFSVLTALIVGIFFGGICILFPDSVFRLFTNHTEIISKIDTFVPWLVLALVLSSIDFTLEGYFLGLAQGHTLRNVSLFALFIGFAPVNFAAVKFSSNHILWLSLSLFYAIRTMMFVIKLPSTFRNDIDNISATLPALEANPLLTLAFGETREQIMVENLGIGEDVENGRI; the protein is encoded by the coding sequence ATGAACCCAACATTCAAAAAAAAGTATGATTTCATACCTCGCTATTTCCAGTTAGCTCTAGCCAACGTCCTATCGAATATTATGATCCCGGTGGCTAATTTAGTCAGTGTCATATTTTTGGGTCATCTTGAAGAAATCAACAACTTCACCGGAGTTATTCTTGCTGGAAACTTGCTCAACTTTCTCTACTTCGTTTTACTCTTTTTACGAATGGGGACTACTGGAGTCACAGCGCAAGCGGTTGGACGAGATGACAGGGAAGAAATGTTATTGATAGGATTGCGTAATGGCTTAGTAGCTTTGGTGCTGGGTATTGCCCTCATACTTTTACAATACCCTTTGGGAGATCTTGGGTTTACCATCCTCAATGTCCCCCTAGAAATCAAATCTTCAGGTCTTGCCTATTTCAACACCCAAATTTGGGGAGCGCCTGCGGTTTTGCTCAATTTTGTTCTGATAGGTTGGTTTCTAGGGCGAGAAAAAAATGGCTTAGTTGTGCTGTTATCAGTAGTTGGTAATGGTGTGAAAATTGGACTTGACTATCTGTTTATTATCAACTTAGGGTGGGAAAGTATGGGAGCAGGAGTTTCTTCTGCTGCCAGCCAATATATATTGTTGTTGGTAGGATTGATATTTTTTTGTAGAGAATTCCAGTGGTTGGAAGTGATATCTGTAGCGTTTAAAATATGGGACATCTCAGCTATAAAATCTAACTTAACTCTCAATGGCAACATCTTTATTAGCAATTTAGTTCTTCTGTTTATCTCCTTAACATTTAGTTATCAAGGAGTACAGATGGGAATGCTAGTTTACGCACAGAATTCTTTGTTGTGGCAGATAATCAGCTTTAATACATATTTTATTGAAGGAATCGGATTCGGTACAGAAAGTTTGGTCGGAAACTTTAAAGGAAAAGGAGATTCACACCAGTTAGCACCTCTAGTTAGTTTTTCTGTCTTAACTGCTCTGATTGTAGGAATATTTTTCGGTGGAATATGTATATTATTTCCCGATAGTGTTTTTAGATTATTCACTAACCACACCGAAATCATCTCTAAGATAGATACTTTTGTTCCCTGGTTGGTACTAGCCTTGGTACTTAGTTCTATAGATTTTACACTGGAAGGATACTTCTTAGGTTTAGCACAAGGACATACCCTCCGTAATGTTAGCTTATTCGCTCTTTTTATCGGATTTGCACCTGTGAATTTTGCTGCCGTTAAGTTTTCTAGTAACCATATTTTGTGGTTGAGTCTATCTTTGTTCTATGCAATAAGAACGATGATGTTTGTGATCAAGTTGCCCAGTACATTTAGAAATGATATTGATAATATTAGTGCTACTCTCCCGGCTTTAGAAGCAAATCCTCTGTTGACTTTAGCTTTTGGAGAAACTCGTGAACAAATAATGGTGGAAAATTTGGGAATAGGGGAAGATGTTGAAAACGGGCGCATATAG
- a CDS encoding pyridoxal phosphate-dependent aminotransferase produces the protein MNYKLSRMEAIQSPIIPVVGELIKNSPGTISLGQGVVHYQPPDTAMELLPKFLAEPKNHLYQPVIGIPELLTVLAAKLSIFNGLDINEENAIVVTAGSNMGFINAILAITSPGDEIILNTPYYFNHEMAIKMAGCHPVLVATDANYQLIPEAIAAAITDKTRAVVTISPNNPTGVIYSETALKQVNEICRERGIYHISDEAYEYFTYDHVKHISPGAFAGSNQYTISLFSLSKTYGFASWRIGYMVIPQHLLIAVKKVQDTILICPPVVSQYAALGALQAKDDYLKDNIGTIAKVREIVINSLQSLEDLCTITPANGAFYFFIKVHTKMNDLELVKKLIQEYKIAVIPGTTFGMEDGCYLRVAYGALQADTAKAGIERLVKGLQTIVL, from the coding sequence ATGAATTATAAATTATCACGAATGGAAGCGATTCAATCGCCAATTATTCCGGTGGTGGGAGAATTAATTAAAAACTCTCCTGGGACAATTTCTTTAGGACAAGGTGTGGTTCACTATCAACCACCAGATACCGCAATGGAATTATTACCAAAGTTCCTTGCTGAACCTAAAAATCATCTTTATCAACCCGTTATCGGGATTCCTGAATTATTAACAGTATTAGCAGCAAAGTTATCAATATTTAATGGTCTTGATATCAATGAAGAAAATGCTATTGTGGTGACAGCAGGTAGCAATATGGGGTTTATAAATGCTATTTTAGCAATTACTTCTCCTGGTGATGAAATTATTTTAAATACTCCCTACTATTTTAATCATGAAATGGCGATTAAAATGGCAGGTTGTCATCCGGTATTAGTTGCCACAGATGCAAATTATCAATTAATTCCTGAAGCCATAGCCGCTGCAATTACAGATAAAACTCGTGCGGTGGTAACGATTTCTCCAAATAATCCGACGGGTGTTATTTATTCAGAAACAGCATTAAAACAAGTCAATGAAATTTGTCGAGAAAGGGGAATTTATCATATTAGTGATGAAGCTTATGAATATTTTACTTATGATCATGTAAAACATATTTCTCCTGGGGCATTTGCGGGCAGTAATCAATATACAATTTCTCTTTTTAGTTTATCGAAAACTTATGGTTTTGCTAGTTGGCGAATTGGTTATATGGTAATTCCTCAACATTTATTAATTGCTGTGAAAAAAGTTCAAGATACTATTTTAATTTGTCCACCTGTGGTTTCTCAATATGCAGCTTTGGGGGCTTTACAAGCAAAAGATGATTATTTAAAAGATAATATTGGGACAATTGCTAAAGTTCGAGAAATAGTGATTAATTCACTGCAATCGCTTGAAGATTTATGTACAATTACACCCGCTAATGGCGCATTTTACTTTTTCATAAAAGTGCATACAAAAATGAACGATTTGGAATTAGTGAAAAAACTGATTCAAGAATATAAAATAGCGGTAATTCCGGGAACAACCTTTGGGATGGAAGATGGTTGTTATTTGCGGGTTGCTTATGGGGCATTACAAGCAGATACAGCCAAAGCAGGTATAGAAAGATTAGTCAAAGGTTTGCAAACTATCGTATTATAA
- a CDS encoding YebC/PmpR family DNA-binding transcriptional regulator: protein MAGHSKWANIKRQKAVVDARRGNIFTQLSRAIIVAARNGVPDPAGNFQLRTAIDKAKAAGIPNDNIERAIAKGAGTFSDNSILEAIRYEGYGPGGVAILIEALTDNRNRTAADLRVSFSKNGGNLGEIGCVSWMFSQKGVCVVEGIINEEQLLEASLEGNAESYEMIAEETAEVFTEIANLEKLSQTLQAKAFKITNIELRWIPSNQVEVTDANQAKILLKLIDTLEGLDDVQNVTANFDMADSLMELSVTDSTLKGLSL from the coding sequence ATGGCAGGACATAGTAAATGGGCAAATATTAAACGTCAGAAAGCCGTAGTAGATGCGAGAAGGGGAAATATTTTTACCCAGCTATCACGGGCAATAATTGTAGCTGCGAGAAACGGTGTACCAGATCCAGCAGGTAACTTTCAACTACGCACAGCCATTGATAAAGCTAAAGCCGCAGGGATTCCCAATGATAATATTGAGAGAGCGATCGCTAAAGGTGCAGGTACTTTCAGCGATAATAGTATCCTGGAAGCAATTCGCTATGAAGGTTATGGTCCTGGTGGAGTAGCAATTTTAATTGAAGCCCTCACAGATAACCGTAATCGTACGGCTGCGGATTTGCGAGTTTCTTTTAGTAAAAATGGCGGAAATTTAGGAGAAATAGGGTGTGTAAGTTGGATGTTTTCCCAAAAGGGAGTTTGTGTAGTTGAAGGTATCATTAATGAAGAACAGCTTTTAGAAGCTTCTCTAGAAGGGAATGCTGAGTCTTATGAAATGATTGCAGAGGAAACCGCTGAGGTATTTACAGAAATAGCAAATTTAGAGAAACTCAGTCAAACATTACAAGCAAAAGCTTTTAAAATCACAAATATAGAATTGCGTTGGATTCCTAGTAATCAAGTAGAAGTTACTGATGCAAATCAGGCTAAAATTCTGCTTAAATTAATTGATACTTTAGAAGGGTTAGATGATGTCCAAAATGTAACAGCTAATTTTGATATGGCTGATAGTTTAATGGAACTGAGTGTCACTGACTCAACCCTAAAGGGATTGAGCTTGTAA
- a CDS encoding glucokinase, protein MTLLLAGDIGGTKTILRLVEFSETLGLKTLYEESFRSGDFPDLVPIVQKFLTTANSSTPEKACFAIAGPVVANTAKLTNLSWFLDTDRLTQDLGILSISLINDFAAVGYGIFGLTKQDLLTLQVGKYQPAAPMAVIGAGTGLGQGFLIKQDNQYQVFPSEGGHADFAPRNELEFQLLRYLVDKHDIQRVSVERVVSGLGITSIYQFLRDRKIAPESPEIAQAVRTWEQEAQKAEKTIDPGAFIGKAALEKSDRLSEKTMQLFVEAYGAEAGNLALKLLPYGGLYIAGGIAPKILPLMQNGNFLWNFTQKGRMSSLLAEIPVHIILNQQVGLIGAALSASRL, encoded by the coding sequence ATGACATTGCTACTAGCAGGAGACATCGGCGGCACAAAAACGATTTTGCGTTTGGTAGAATTCTCAGAAACATTAGGTTTAAAAACCTTGTATGAAGAGAGTTTTCGCAGTGGGGATTTTCCCGATTTAGTCCCCATAGTTCAAAAGTTTTTGACTACAGCTAACTCTTCTACACCAGAAAAAGCCTGTTTTGCGATCGCTGGCCCTGTAGTTGCAAATACTGCTAAACTAACTAATCTATCCTGGTTTCTCGATACAGATCGTTTAACTCAAGACTTGGGTATTCTTTCAATTTCCCTCATTAATGATTTTGCGGCTGTTGGTTATGGAATTTTTGGGTTAACAAAACAGGATTTACTAACTTTACAAGTTGGTAAATATCAACCAGCAGCACCCATGGCTGTAATTGGTGCAGGAACTGGATTAGGCCAGGGATTTTTGATTAAACAAGACAATCAATATCAAGTCTTTCCTTCCGAGGGTGGACACGCAGATTTTGCCCCCCGAAATGAGTTAGAGTTTCAACTGTTGAGATATCTGGTAGATAAACATGATATTCAACGAGTTTCTGTAGAAAGAGTGGTTTCTGGGTTAGGAATTACTTCTATTTACCAATTTTTACGCGATCGCAAAATAGCCCCCGAATCACCAGAAATTGCCCAAGCAGTCAGAACTTGGGAACAAGAAGCACAGAAAGCTGAAAAAACCATTGATCCTGGGGCATTTATTGGTAAGGCTGCCTTAGAAAAAAGCGATCGCCTTTCTGAAAAAACTATGCAATTATTTGTAGAAGCCTACGGTGCAGAAGCCGGAAATCTGGCATTAAAACTTCTACCCTATGGAGGATTATACATTGCTGGTGGTATTGCCCCCAAAATCCTCCCATTAATGCAAAATGGGAATTTCCTCTGGAATTTTACCCAAAAAGGGAGAATGAGTTCATTACTAGCAGAAATACCCGTGCATATAATTCTTAATCAACAAGTCGGTTTAATTGGTGCGGCTTTATCTGCCTCTAGGTTATAA
- a CDS encoding GNAT family N-acetyltransferase, whose translation MALEFCSWTYLDGRIVPTELARLPVDNHALNFGTAAFEAFRLYPTVNGSKILGLDLHLNRLRLSMLSLGLSPVEPEAIIKALWQAVSANNLQQGYVRLLVYPNGNCLGLDPSPFPSAALVMAWRSDSSGFLPPLTLGISHIRRPEAGSTLARGKISGFYAVEAAADRNAKKMGFDGNLMLNPDGTICEMTGANIFIVKDSVLYTPLLPQSIDGVTRRLVIEFANRLNIPVREVPLPLGDLMVADEVFVSGTYHEIRPVSAVDRQILGSQFPGPVTQLLQERFQEMLNNPEDEMASRWLSGTVLEKSTPKAVSQQAYQIRSAELTDIPGVIAGVGSLLAELKGVSEFQLPASSAEICQRLIEGKYPGTIFVANLPGNHDSILGLITLTVQEAIHVGASYILIQELWVHPDHRSQNIGENLIQAVETYCEQKGLARIEVCLPTHEFPGFSNTHHFYKKSGFEDFGPRMLKRI comes from the coding sequence ATGGCCTTAGAATTTTGCTCTTGGACTTACCTTGATGGACGCATCGTACCCACTGAATTAGCACGTTTGCCAGTAGATAATCATGCCCTCAATTTTGGAACTGCTGCTTTTGAAGCATTTCGACTTTATCCCACTGTCAATGGCTCAAAGATATTAGGATTAGATTTACATCTCAACCGATTACGATTGTCAATGTTATCTTTGGGATTGTCTCCTGTAGAACCCGAAGCAATTATCAAAGCATTGTGGCAAGCCGTAAGTGCGAACAATTTACAACAGGGATATGTGCGTTTGCTAGTATATCCAAACGGCAATTGTTTGGGGTTAGATCCTTCCCCATTCCCTTCGGCTGCATTGGTTATGGCTTGGCGTTCTGACAGTTCAGGATTTTTACCACCATTGACTTTAGGCATTAGTCATATCCGTCGTCCCGAAGCCGGTTCTACCCTCGCTAGGGGTAAAATTAGTGGCTTCTATGCAGTGGAAGCTGCGGCTGATCGCAATGCTAAAAAAATGGGATTTGACGGTAATCTGATGTTAAATCCAGATGGAACTATCTGCGAAATGACAGGAGCAAATATTTTCATCGTCAAAGACTCTGTTTTATATACTCCTCTTCTTCCTCAAAGTATTGATGGAGTCACAAGACGGTTAGTGATTGAGTTTGCAAATAGATTGAATATCCCTGTCAGAGAAGTACCTCTGCCTTTGGGCGATTTAATGGTGGCAGATGAAGTATTTGTGAGCGGAACTTATCATGAGATCCGTCCTGTTTCTGCGGTAGATAGACAGATTCTCGGTAGCCAATTTCCTGGACCTGTCACCCAACTGCTGCAAGAGCGTTTCCAGGAAATGCTGAATAACCCAGAAGATGAAATGGCATCCCGTTGGCTATCAGGAACGGTTTTAGAAAAGTCCACACCCAAGGCTGTTTCTCAACAAGCATACCAGATTCGTTCTGCTGAGTTAACTGACATTCCTGGGGTGATTGCAGGTGTTGGTTCTCTGTTAGCAGAATTAAAAGGTGTTTCAGAATTTCAACTTCCTGCTAGTTCAGCAGAAATTTGTCAGCGTCTAATTGAGGGGAAATATCCCGGCACTATTTTCGTTGCTAATCTACCAGGGAATCATGATTCTATTCTTGGTTTAATTACTTTAACTGTGCAAGAAGCAATTCATGTGGGCGCTTCTTATATCCTAATTCAAGAGTTATGGGTTCACCCAGACCATCGAAGTCAAAATATCGGTGAAAATCTCATTCAAGCTGTGGAAACTTATTGTGAACAAAAGGGACTTGCTCGGATAGAAGTTTGTTTACCAACCCATGAGTTTCCTGGTTTTTCTAACACCCACCATTTTTATAAAAAGAGTGGTTTTGAAGATTTTGGTCCGCGAATGTTGAAGAGAATCTAA